GTCGGAAGGCTTGCTGCTCAAGGGTGGCGGCCACCGCATGGCGGCAGGTCTGACCGTTGCCCGCGACAGGCTGGAGCCCGCCATGGAGCGGCTCGCCGAGCTGCTTGCACGGCAGGGCGCCGACCGTCTCGGACGGGCCGACCTGAAGCTGGACGGTTTGCTGGCACCGGGCGCGGCGACGACGGAACTGATCGATCGGATGGAACAGGCCGGGCCGTTCGGCGCGAGCGCCCCTGCCCCGCGTTTTGCGCTGCCCGACCTTGCGATCGGCCATGCCCGCCGCGTCGGCGAAAGCCACCTGAAACTGACGCTGAAGGATGGCCAGAGCGGGCGGATCGACGCCATCTGCTTTGGCGCATATGACAGCGCCCTCGGGCCTGCGCTCGAGAAGCACGGGGGCGCGCGATTCCACTTTGCCGGTCGTCTGGAAATCAATGACTGGGGCGGCAGAAGGTCTGCGCAGCTGCGTCTGGAGGACGCGGCACCGGCCGCCTGACCAGGTCTACCGCCGATGCGGAATTTTCCGCCCGTGGCCTGCACTTTTTGGCTTGCGCCCTGCGCCGCGATTGCCTAATGAACCGCTCACCACAGCGTGGCCCGTTCGTCTATCGGTTAGGACGCCAGGTTTTCAACCTGGAAAGAGGGGTTCGATTCCCCTACGGGCTGCCATTTTTTCATGACATTCCGTGAACTTTCCGGCGATGCGCAGGCAGCACCGGAACTGGCCAATGAGCGACCGCCCGCCGAAGCATTTTTTGGTGAGATAGGGCTGTCCTCAACGACATGGGACCAGTTCAGGGCCGAGATCGCGCGTCGTATGTCAGCCACGAAAACTCGCTACTGGACCCGTAGGTGCCCCGGTCCGACCGGACATATACCAACCCGTGAAACTCACTTGCGATATGGTGCGGGTGGTCGGACTCGAACCGACACTCCTTGCGGAAAGGGTGTTTGAGACCCTCGCGTCTACCATTCCGCCACACCCGCGTCCCGTGTTCCCCGCCGGTAGCCTCGGGGGACCGCATGTCGTGAGCTAGGGATTTAGCGGTGCCGCGCGGCGAGGTCCATAGTCAAAAATCACCGATCCGTGCGCGGCGCGCGGTTGACCCTGTGACCGGCACATGGTTTTCCGGCACCATCCGCAACCTGACCAAAATTCCGCCACATGCTCAGACGCATCTATGACCGGACCATGGATCTCGCCGATTATCCGCATGCCCTGTGGTGGCTGGCGCTGGTGTCCTTCGTCGAAAGCTCGGTCTTTCCGATCCCGCCGGATGTGCTGATGATCCCGATGATCCTGGCGCGCCCGTCACGCGCCTGGCTGATCGCCGGTGTGGCGCTGGTAGCGTCGGTTCTGGGCGGGCTGCTGGGCTATGCCATCGGCGCCTTTGCCTATGACAGCATCGGCCAGCCGATCCTTGCCGCGATGGGCAAGGGCGAGGCCATGGCCGAGTTCAACACCCGGTTCAACGATTTCGGTTTCTGGGCGGTGCTGACCGCCGGCGTCACGCCGTTTCCGTACAAGGTCATCACCATCATGTCCGGCTGGACCGGCATGCCGCTGGGCACGTTCGTCGCCACTTCGATCCTGGCACGCGCCCTGCGGTTCTTTGCCGTCGCCGGGCTGTTGCGGGTCTTCGGCGCGCCGATCCGGGAGTTCATTGAACGGCGGCTGGGGCTCATGTTCACGCTGTTCATGATATTGCTGATCGGAGGCTTTTTCCTGGTGAAACACCTATGACACGGCGGTTGCTGATCCTCGCCGCTGCCGGCGGGTCCTTCGC
This is a stretch of genomic DNA from Pukyongiella litopenaei. It encodes these proteins:
- a CDS encoding YqaA family protein; this encodes MLRRIYDRTMDLADYPHALWWLALVSFVESSVFPIPPDVLMIPMILARPSRAWLIAGVALVASVLGGLLGYAIGAFAYDSIGQPILAAMGKGEAMAEFNTRFNDFGFWAVLTAGVTPFPYKVITIMSGWTGMPLGTFVATSILARALRFFAVAGLLRVFGAPIREFIERRLGLMFTLFMILLIGGFFLVKHL